A genomic stretch from Lathyrus oleraceus cultivar Zhongwan6 chromosome 2, CAAS_Psat_ZW6_1.0, whole genome shotgun sequence includes:
- the LOC127119251 gene encoding protein DETOXIFICATION 27 — protein sequence MSNKKLSSPLGEAKVPLILPNEQQQQQQESLTRKVMIESKKLWHIVGPAIFSRITSFSMLVITQIFAGHIGVLELAAINIAVNVIVGFDFGLLLGMASGLETLCGQAFGAKQYHMLGVYMQRSWIVLFICCILLLPIYLFATPVLKAVGQPEDLAVLSGEVAMWMIPLHFTLAFQFPLSRFLQCQLKTAVIAWVSLMALLVHILVSWLFVYKFQLGLIGAAATLNFSWWALTIGLYVYTVCGGCPLTWNGFSMEAFSGLWEFLNLSAPSGVMMCLQNWYYKILILMTGNLPNAAIALDALSICMTINGLEMMIPLAFFAATGVRVANELGAGNGKGAKFATIVSVLTSLAIGLFFLILILAFHNEIAYIFTTSKPILDEVAKLSKLLAYTILFNSIQPVLGGVAVGAGWQSYVAYINLGCYYIIGLPLGFLMGWYFNQGVMGIWAAMIFGGTATQTLILCWITVRCDWEKEAAKAKLHVSKFSDEKQQLN from the exons ATGTCGAACAAAAAACTATCTTCACCCTTAGGAGAAGCAAAGGTTCCATTAATATTACCAAatgaacaacaacaacaacaacaagaatcTCTTACAAGAAAGGTTATGATTGAATCAAAGAAGCTATGGCATATAGTAGGTCCTGCCATTTTCAGTCGTATTACATCCTTTTCTATGTTGGTCATCACTCAAATCTTCGCCGGTCATATTGGTGTTCTTGAACTTGCTGCTATCAACATCGCTGTAAATGTTATTGTTGGTTTCGATTTCGGACTCTTG TTGGGAATGGCAAGTGGATTAGAAACACTATGCGGACAAGCATTCGGAGCAAAACAATATCACATGTTAGGAGTATACATGCAACGGTCATGGATAGTACTTTTCATTTGCTGCATTCTTCTATTACCAATATATCTTTTCGCAACTCCGGTGTTAAAAGCGGTGGGACAACCAGAAGATTTAGCGGTATTATCAGGAGAAGTTGCAATGTGGATGATACCGTTACATTTCACATTAGCCTTTCAGTTTCCCCTCAGTAGATTCTTACAGTGCCAACTTAAAACCGCTGTTATAGCTTGGGTTTCTCTGATGGCACTTTTGGTTCATATTCTTGTTAGCTGGTTGTTTGTGTATAAGTTTCAGCTTGGATTAATTGGAGCTGCGGCAACTTTGAATTTCTCTTGGTGGGCCCTAACGATTGGGCTTTACGTTTATACTGTTTGTGGCGGTTGTCCTTTGACATGGAATGGGTTTTCTATGGAGGCTTTTTCTGGCCTCTGGGAATTTCTTAATCTCTCGGCTCCTTCTGGAGTTATGATGTG TTTGCAGAACTGGTATTATAAAATTCTGATATTGATGACAGGGAATCTACCAAATGCAGCGATTGCACTAGATGCTTTGTCCATATG TATGACAATAAATGGTTTGGAGATGATGATTCCTTTGGCATTCTTTGCTGCAACTGG AGTGAGGGTTGCAAATGAGCTTGGAGCTGGAAATGGAAAAGGAGCAAAGTTTGCTACTATAGTGTCTGTGTTGACATCATTAGCAATAGGACTTTTTTTCTTGATATTGATTTTGGCATTTCACAATGAAATTGCATACATTTTTACTACTAGTAAGCCTATTCTTGATGAAGTAGCGAAGCTTTCTAAACTTTTAGCATACACTATTCTCTTTAATAGTATTCAGCCAGTTCTAGGAG GAGTGGCGGTCGGAGCAGGGTGGCAATCATATGTTGCATACATAAATTTAGGTTGCTATTATATTATTGGGCTTCCTCTTGGATTTTTAATGGGTTGGTATTTTAATCAAGGAGTTATG GGAATCTGGGCAGCGATGATTTTTGGTGGAACAGCAACTCAGACATTAATATTGTGTTGGATTACAGTTAGGTGTGATTGGGAGAAAGAG GCAGCTAAAGCAAAATTGCACGTTTCAAAGTTTTCAGATGAAAAACAACAACTGAATTAG